From Sphingomonas hengshuiensis, one genomic window encodes:
- a CDS encoding TM2 domain-containing protein, translating to MALTTAELTLVEQRVTNDGPNIAVAYLLWFFLWFVSAHRFYLGRPGTAILQILSYFVLIGFFWVLIDAILIPGMIREKQNEIRGAMLDQLTGR from the coding sequence ATGGCACTGACTACCGCCGAACTGACGCTGGTCGAACAGCGCGTGACCAACGACGGCCCCAATATCGCCGTCGCCTATCTGCTATGGTTTTTCCTGTGGTTCGTCAGCGCGCACCGCTTCTACCTGGGTCGGCCCGGCACCGCGATCCTCCAGATCCTGTCCTATTTCGTCCTGATCGGGTTCTTCTGGGTGCTGATCGACGCCATCCTGATCCCCGGCATGATCCGCGAGAAGCAGAACGAAATCCGCGGCGCGATGCTCGATCAGCTCACTGGCCGCTGA